The DNA segment TCTTTTCCCACAGCCAGGTGGCGAAGAAGAACCTGCTCGTGACGCTGCTGGTCGACCATCTGTGGGCGAACGAGCCGGGGCTGACGGACGAGCTGGCCGCTACGCTGAGCGAGCTGACGTCGCTCAACCGGGCGGAACATTCGCGGGTGGCGCTGCGCGCCCGCCAGGTGCTGATCGCGGCCCATCAGCCCGCGTACGAGCTGCGCCACAATCAGATGGAGTCGATCTTCCTGTCCGCGGTCGACATGTACGGGCACGACTTCCATCCGGAGAACCTGCAGCGCTTGATCCAATCGGAGACGTCGATCTTTGACATACTGCACGATTTCTTCTACCACTCGAACCGGGCCGTGTGCAATGCGGCGCTGGAGGTATACGTGCGCCGCGCGTACACGTCGTACGAGCTGACCTGCCTGCAGCATCTCGAGCTGTCCGGGGAGGTGCCGCTGGTGCACTTCCAGTTCCTGCTACCGACGGCTCATCCGAATCGATACAAGTAAGTTACGGAAGCATTATTTAGAGTTTTAATTGAAGAAGCAAAGTAACATTGAACTAAATTCCGATTCTGCTTTGTTCCACAGCTCGGAAGGTAACGATCCCGACGCTATTCCGGACTCGTTCATGCGCACCGGCTGCATGGCCGCGTTCGATTCGTTCGAGCACTTCAATCAATATTCGGACGAAATACTGGACCTGCTGGAGGACTACGCGTCACCGGTGTTTGTCAATCCGAAGGTGCTGGAGGCCGTCGATGGGGGCGATTCGGACCGCCGGATGAGCACGTCCATTAACGTTTCGATTTCCGATCAGGTGAATCGTGTCGTTGAGAGTGAAGCTGCCGCACGTAAgttattttgttaaaataattcagacattttgtaaaaaaaagctaacGTTTATGCGGTTTACTCTCTTTAGCGAGGCCGTCGGATGCGATCCATATTTTGAGCATTGCCGTGCGCGACATGGGCGATATGGAGGACCATCAGATGGAGCAAGTGTTTGGTTCGTTCTGCAATCTGCACCGCGAGGAGCTGCTGAGCCGCCGTGTGAGACGCATCACCTTCGCTGCGttgaaaaagtatgttcgctACGCGCCAATGAGCGACAACGACACAGAATTAAACAATTACATTTGCTCTCCACAGGCGACAGTTCCCGAAGTTCTTCACCTACCGTGCGCGCGACCAGTTCGAGGAGGATCGCATCTACCGGCATCTCGAGCCGGCCTGCGCCTTCCAGCTGGAGCTGAACCGCATGAAAACGTACGACCTGGAGGCGCTGCCAACGGCCAACCAGAAGATGCACCTCTACCTCGGGCGGGCGAAGGTGCCGAAGGGCCAGGAGGTGACGGATTTCCGCTTCTTCATCCGGTCGATCATACGCCACTCGGACCTCATCACCAAGGAGGCGTCGTTCGAGTACCTGCAGAACGAGGGCGAACGGGTGCTGCTCGAGGCGATGGACGAGCTGGAGGTGGCGTTCTCCCATCCGCAGGCGAAGCGCACCGACTGCAACCACATCTTCCTCAACTTTGTCCCGACCGTCATCATGGATCCGGCCAAGATCGAGGAATCGGTCACGAAGATGGTGATGCGGTACGGGCCGCGGCTCTGGAAGCTGCGCGTGCTGCAGGCCGAGCTGAAGATGGTCATCCGGCAGACGCCCCAGTCGCCGACCACCTCGGTGCGGCTCTGCATTGCGAACGATTCCGGCTACTTCCTCGACATTGCCATGTACACCGAGGTGACGGATCCCGAGACGCACGTGATCAAGTTCCAGGCGTACGGTAGCCGACAGGGCCCGCTGCACGGCCTGCCCATCTCGTCCCCGTACATGACCAAAGATTTCCTGCAGCAGAAGCGCTTCCAGGCGCAGTCGAACGGCACGACGTACGTGTACGACATACCAGACATGTTCCGCCAGATGACGGAGCGGCTGTGGAAGGAGTTCTCCAAGGCGCGCCCCACCGAGGACATCCGCATCCCGGAGAAGATTCTGCTCGAGTGCAACGAGCTGGTGCTGAACGGCGACACCCTGGAGGAGATCCAGCGACTGCCGGGCGAGAACAACGTCGGCATGGTGGCGTGGCGCATCGTGCTCGCGACGCCGGAGTTCGCCAACGGGCGCGAGATCATCGTCATCGCGAACGATCTGACCTATCTGATCGGGTCGTTCGGGCCGCAGGAGGATCTGCTGTTCTACAAGGCGTCCGAGCTGTCGCGCCAGCGCAAGTGTCCCCGCATCTACATCTCGGTCAACAGTGGGGCCCGCATCGGGCTGGCCGAGGAGGTGAAGTCGCTGTTCAAGGTCGCCTGGGAAGACCCGGAGGAGCCGGAGAAGGGCTTCAAGTATCTGTACCTCACCACGGACGATTACAGCAAGATCGCGAACAGCAACTCGGTGCGCGCGATACTGATCGAGGACGAGGGCGAGCCGCGCTACAAGATAACGGACATCATCGGCAAAACGGACGGGCTCGGGGTGGAAAACCTCCGGTACGCCGGCATGATTGCGGGCGAAACGTCCCGCGCGTACGAGGACGTGGTCACGATCTCGATGGTGACGTGCCGCACGATCGGCATCGGCTCGTACCTGGTGCGGCTCGGCCAGCGCGTCATCCAGATCGACAACTCGCACATCATCCTGACCGGCTTCGCCGCGCTGAACAAGCTGCTCGGCCGGAAGGTGTACGCGTCCAACAATCAGCTCGGCGGCATCCAGATCATGTACAACAACGGCGTCACGCACAAGACGGAAACGCTCGACCTGGACGGGGTGTACACGATCCTGCACTGGCTGTCGTACATTCCGAATGCGCGCGGCGGCATCCTGCCGATCGTGTCGCCGAGCGATCCGATCGAGCGTATGATCGACTTCACGCCCACCAAGGCACCGTACGATCCGCGCTGGATGCTGGCGGGACGGTACAACCCTGCCAATCCGTCCGACTGGGAGACGGGCTTCTTCGATCGCGGCACGTTCGCGGAAATAATGGAACCGTGGGCCCAGACGGTCGTGACGGGTCGGGCCAAGCTGGGCGGTATCCCGGTCGGGGTGATTGCGGTTGAGACGCGCACCGTCGAGGTGACCATACCGGCCGATCCGGCCAACCTGGACTCGGAGGCGAAAACGTTCCAGCAGGCCGGCCAGGTGTGGTTCCCGGATTCGTCGTTCAAGACGGCGCAGGCGATCAAGGACTTTGGGCGCGAAGAGCTGCCGCTAATTATCCTTGCCAACTGGCGCGGATTCTCCGGCGGACAGAAGGGTACGTAacgattaaattaaaaacgtTTAAAGATGCACCCGCTTTATGCAATTTTCCGTCGTTCTTTCCCCACAGATATGTACGAACAGATCGTCAAGTTTGGTGCTTACATTGTGGACGGCTTGCGGGAGTACAAGCAGCCCGTGATCGTCTATCTGCCTCCGAATGCCGAACTGCGGGGCGGTGCGTGGGCCGTGCTGGATCCAACCATCAATCCACGCTACATGGAAACGTACGCCGATCCGGAATCGCGCGCCGGTGTGCTCGAGCCGGAAGGTATCGTCGAGGTGAAGTACAAGGAGAAGGACATTGTGAAAACCATTCACCGTCTCGATCCGACCGTGCTGGAGGTAAGTGAtcacctttttttgctttgttttcgatGCTCAATCTTGCTTCAATGCTAATGCTTCCGCTATTGTCAAAAAAACAGCTCAAGAACCAGTTGGCTGCCGCGGGTGAAAACAAGGAGCTGGTGGCCGAGCTGGAGAACAAAATCAAAGCCCGGACGAACGCGCTGCTGCAGAACTACCATCCGGTGGCGGTACACTTTGCCGACCTGCACGATACGCCCGAGCGAATGCTGGAGAAGGGCTGCATCAGTGAAATCGTGCCGTGGCGCAACTCGCGCACCTGGATCTACTGGCGcatgcggcggctgctgctggaggaacACTTCATCAAGCAGATCCTGGAGGCGCAGGAAGGTCTGTCGGTGGGTCAGGCGAAATCGATGCTGCGCAGATGGTTCGTGGAGGATATGGGAGCTACGGAGGTAAGTTTTTGATGCCCGAAATGCAGTCCCGCGCATAGAAAAATGCGGAATTTAATGTACAAAACATGGTGTCCTTTCTCTTATCAGGCATACCGCTGGGAGGCAAACGAGTCGGCTGTGGAATGGTTGGAAAACCAGAAGCGTACCGACTCGACCGTGCTGCGCAATATCTACGCAGTGAAAAAGGACGCAATAATCTCACAAATTCAGGAATCATTAAGCGTAAGTAGTTCTCTTCCGATGTGCCTGTCATTGTAGACGACTGATTTAATATCTTCCTTTttattaatcatttttattaggACTGTCCGGAAGCAGCGCTCGATGCGATAGTCGGTCTCTGTCAGTCTCTGTCGCCCGCACAGCGTGGCGAGGTGGTCAAAACGCTCGCTCAGCTAGATTTCAACGATAAGGAGCACACAAGCCTTGGATGACAACGTAACAATTGTACATAACGGAAGCGCTCGAAGCGACGACGTTAAGCCTGATAATATTCTGTCAGCCaagcagcaagcaagcaagcaaagaCAAGTTACTGAGCAGCGATGGTAGGATAGAAGGATTCTGAGGCGAaggagcacagacacacacacacatttagcGAACTCAGAGATAAATTGTTAGATTAGAATTGAACAATATTTACACGTGTTGAAAGGCGAACGGGAAGGACAGAAGGGACAGTTTGATGCAACTCTCCTCCAAGTTGATGCCGCGTCATCGATCGCCGGATCGTTGTTAATACGCAATTGAAAAACGCAATTCAATTTCGCACACTAGATTGTACGCAACAGGTTCTTTCTAACGCCTATAGAGTGAGGGTGCGCTTTTTTCTTCGTCATTGTCGTCATTTAGGTGGCACAATATTTGCACACGATTTAGCggaagcaaagaaaaagcatagaacaaacaaacaattctgCTGTTTCGCCACCTAAAAAACTCACCATTAAACACGCGCACATTAGCAAACAGGTGATGTAGCATGTACATGGGTAATCTGTAGGAGATGCGAAGATTCATCCCTTTGTTGCACGAAACACGCGTGCATGGAGGATTTGAAACTTTATTTAAAGCACTAAAGGAGGACACGCCGCGAACACATTAACACAAACCACCacagaaacaaagaaacaaaacacacacacacaaatgttcACGTTGGAACTGGTACGGTCGAAAACGCgaattaaaaattgaaataattaaacGTTTACTAATTGAACCTAATTCGTGCTAATAATGTACtaaaggaaaggagggcagTCTCAAAAGAAGCCGTGGAGAactataaaaaagaaaacaaaactttgccTGTAGGTTCGTTCTTATTAGACTGTACTGAGTTACGCGACGGTAGGGTACGTTCGTTGTTAGAAGGAACGAGAGATTAGTTGTTAGTTGCTCCTGTTAGTAATAATGGATGGGCTTTTGTTCTGGATTCGTCCCGATAGTGCTAAGGTAATGCTTTACGTTAATTTTGGTTTCATTCACTATTCGTACTATGTACTACTATCGGAATTCCGTCGTGCTCTGGTTAACATGAAGATGTATCTAGTTAAGTTGGGTCTCTGCCGATCACTTCCTGCGGAACTCGGTTTCTTTAGGGCaatgcaaaatggcttcagaATAAAATTCGTAAACCTAAATTGGAGGCGGGATTGAGATAATATCATTTTGCTAATATGAAAGAAATGCAATGTTCATGTACTGTACTGTACCAACACCTCAAAATCTGGACTTAACGATCTAGGAATTATGAGTAGAGGACTACATGGTGTCTTTTAGTAGCATTTTGATGAATGCCTATTAGATACCTCAAAAGTTAATTCCGAATTCATTCTGGATCCCCTGGTCCTAGggttggcaaacattttgaacCATTTCTGAATCTGAACTTCCTTCTATACCTTGAAGCTGAAATTGATTTCTAGTTTAAAAAAGCTAATCTCAACCTACAATTGGTACTAGACTTGCCTCATTCCTGGAGTATGACCTAAACTTATTAGAACTCTGCAGGATCATGAGAATATCCGAAACGTGAAAGTGACCCCAAACCCATTCCAATCGCTCAACTACCTCGAACCTCGTCGAATTTGTTAACCTCTGCCACAGAACCATCGAGGACGGCCTTCAGGTCGATGCCGTGTACACGGACATCATGGCAGCTTTTAGATAGTGTTCCTCACGCCTTACTACTGGCCAACCAGCTTCGAAACGATTACGCACTAGACAGCTGTATACTTGAGCGTAAAAACTGAGGTAGGGATCTTGGAGTGCTCCTTGATGAGAAGTTGAGCTTCCATGACCAGCTTGACGACGCCGTAACCAAGCCGTAATTCAATGCTGTCTGAGATCGTAACGAACATGACAAGTCACGAACTGCATTTCTAAATTGTATTCGTTTTGTGCGTTCTTTATCGACTTGACAAGATTGTACTAATTTAAAACACTGGAGTATCTGTCGGTCTCGtattagccggtctcgtagtacagtcgtcaactcgtacgacttaacaacatgcccgtaatgggttcaatccccaaatagaccgcgccgccatacgtaggactgactatcctgctatgggggggaatcaattagtcactgaaagccaagcccacaagtgggtacaggcaggccttgaccgacatcggttgttgagccaaagaagaagaagaaggagtaTCTGTCTCAACATTAGGGTCTTCTGTCTCCTGAACCTGCACAGTTTCTGAAACTGATGGTAAACATTTCCCAAATGTGGAACCGATACTGAAGCTCTCCTGAAgctacccaagcgccacaaattaagcttaaacgactggaaaattgaatatccatagaaaaaaaatgaaagctccacagcttcattggtttgatcaatagatggcgtattaaaactaatcattatattgctatccttttcttataatgtgtttcgacaagtttcttcttattatgacctatatagccttctaactttctgagcaaaaatcaatataaatagtcgt comes from the Anopheles coluzzii chromosome 2, AcolN3, whole genome shotgun sequence genome and includes:
- the LOC120951129 gene encoding acetyl-CoA carboxylase isoform X5, which translates into the protein METTTDSVPATTGEENSSAASGQERASFIVGEEDSQLDDELEANDAFPQTMENGSGLRSVSSYEMNLTEKRRRLRPSMSHGTGLGLQRGQERDFVLSTTEEFVKKFNGTRVINKVLIANNGIAAVKCMRSIRRWSYEMFKNERAVRFVVMVTPEDLKANAEYIKMADHYVPVPGGSNNNNYANVELIVDIALRTQVQAVWAGWGHASENPKLPELLHKKNLVFLGPPERAMWALGDKVASSIVAQTAEIPTLPWSGSELKAQYSGKKIKISSELFARGCVTTSDQGLVAAGKIGFPVMIKASEGGGGKGIRRVDSPDEFPALFRQVQAEVPGSPIFVMKLARGARHLEVQLLADQYGNAISLFGRDCSIQRRHQKIIEEAPAVIADPAVFEEMERAAVRLAKMVGYVSAGTVEYLYDSEGKYFFLELNPRLQVEHPCTEMVADVNLPACQLQIGMGVPLYRIKDIRLLYGESPWGSTVIDFDCPSQKPRPWGHVIAARITSENPDEGFKPSSGTVQELNFRSSKNVWGYFSVAASGGLHEFADSQFGHCFSWGENRQQARENLVIALKELSIRGDFRTTVEYLITLLETNSFLDNTIDTAWLDALIAERVQSDKPDIILGVVCGALHIADRKVTDAFASFKGSMEKGQIQAANTLTNVVDVELIAEGVRYKVQAAKSGPNTYFLVMNGSFKEVEVHRLSDGGMLLSLEGSSYTTYMKEEVDRYRIVIGNQTCVFEKENDPSLLRSPSAGKVISLLVEDGAHVSKGQAYAEIEVMKMVMTLKANEAGTVTFVRRPGAVLDAGTLIGHLELDDPSLVTKAQPYKNPWPVSEHVQIPEKLNRIHSSYKTILENTLAGYCLPDPYNAPRLREIIEKFMLSLRDPSLPLLELQEVIASISGRIPVSVEKKIRKLMQLYERNITSVLAQFPSQMIASVIDSHAATLQKRADRDVFFLTTQGIVQLVQRYRNGIRGRMKAAVHELLKQYYAVESQFQHGHYDKCVAAIREKHKDDMDVVVGTIFSHSQVAKKNLLVTLLVDHLWANEPGLTDELAATLSELTSLNRAEHSRVALRARQVLIAAHQPAYELRHNQMESIFLSAVDMYGHDFHPENLQRLIQSETSIFDILHDFFYHSNRAVCNAALEVYVRRAYTSYELTCLQHLELSGEVPLVHFQFLLPTAHPNRYNSEGNDPDAIPDSFMRTGCMAAFDSFEHFNQYSDEILDLLEDYASPVFVNPKVLEAVDGGDSDRRMSTSINVSISDQVNRVVESEAAAPRPSDAIHILSIAVRDMGDMEDHQMEQVFGSFCNLHREELLSRRVRRITFAALKKRQFPKFFTYRARDQFEEDRIYRHLEPACAFQLELNRMKTYDLEALPTANQKMHLYLGRAKVPKGQEVTDFRFFIRSIIRHSDLITKEASFEYLQNEGERVLLEAMDELEVAFSHPQAKRTDCNHIFLNFVPTVIMDPAKIEESVTKMVMRYGPRLWKLRVLQAELKMVIRQTPQSPTTSVRLCIANDSGYFLDIAMYTEVTDPETHVIKFQAYGSRQGPLHGLPISSPYMTKDFLQQKRFQAQSNGTTYVYDIPDMFRQMTERLWKEFSKARPTEDIRIPEKILLECNELVLNGDTLEEIQRLPGENNVGMVAWRIVLATPEFANGREIIVIANDLTYLIGSFGPQEDLLFYKASELSRQRKCPRIYISVNSGARIGLAEEVKSLFKVAWEDPEEPEKGFKYLYLTTDDYSKIANSNSVRAILIEDEGEPRYKITDIIGKTDGLGVENLRYAGMIAGETSRAYEDVVTISMVTCRTIGIGSYLVRLGQRVIQIDNSHIILTGFAALNKLLGRKVYASNNQLGGIQIMYNNGVTHKTETLDLDGVYTILHWLSYIPNARGGILPIVSPSDPIERMIDFTPTKAPYDPRWMLAGRYNPANPSDWETGFFDRGTFAEIMEPWAQTVVTGRAKLGGIPVGVIAVETRTVEVTIPADPANLDSEAKTFQQAGQVWFPDSSFKTAQAIKDFGREELPLIILANWRGFSGGQKDMYEQIVKFGAYIVDGLREYKQPVIVYLPPNAELRGGAWAVLDPTINPRYMETYADPESRAGVLEPEGIVEVKYKEKDIVKTIHRLDPTVLELKNQLAAAGENKELVAELENKIKARTNALLQNYHPVAVHFADLHDTPERMLEKGCISEIVPWRNSRTWIYWRMRRLLLEEHFIKQILEAQEGLSVGQAKSMLRRWFVEDMGATEAYRWEANESAVEWLENQKRTDSTVLRNIYAVKKDAIISQIQESLSDCPEAALDAIVGLCQSLSPAQRGEVVKTLAQLDFNDKEHTSLG
- the LOC120951129 gene encoding acetyl-CoA carboxylase isoform X2, translated to MFRANSVMKRGDASTADGCDTEPPIGVLTNGNGSAQAQPIVDAAAVELVAQQLKQQVSVSNANFLYDRPQPRRQQKQKRPNRPQDRPCLVNGRQERCAETESVDTNDNHIKMETTTDSVPATTGEENSSAASGQERASFIVGEEDSQLDDELEANDAFPQTMENGSGLRSVSSYEMNLTEKRRRLRPSMSHGTGLGLQRGQERDFVLSTTEEFVKKFNGTRVINKVLIANNGIAAVKCMRSIRRWSYEMFKNERAVRFVVMVTPEDLKANAEYIKMADHYVPVPGGSNNNNYANVELIVDIALRTQVQAVWAGWGHASENPKLPELLHKKNLVFLGPPERAMWALGDKVASSIVAQTAEIPTLPWSGSELKAQYSGKKIKISSELFARGCVTTSDQGLVAAGKIGFPVMIKASEGGGGKGIRRVDSPDEFPALFRQVQAEVPGSPIFVMKLARGARHLEVQLLADQYGNAISLFGRDCSIQRRHQKIIEEAPAVIADPAVFEEMERAAVRLAKMVGYVSAGTVEYLYDSEGKYFFLELNPRLQVEHPCTEMVADVNLPACQLQIGMGVPLYRIKDIRLLYGESPWGSTVIDFDCPSQKPRPWGHVIAARITSENPDEGFKPSSGTVQELNFRSSKNVWGYFSVAASGGLHEFADSQFGHCFSWGENRQQARENLVIALKELSIRGDFRTTVEYLITLLETNSFLDNTIDTAWLDALIAERVQSDKPDIILGVVCGALHIADRKVTDAFASFKGSMEKGQIQAANTLTNVVDVELIAEGVRYKVQAAKSGPNTYFLVMNGSFKEVEVHRLSDGGMLLSLEGSSYTTYMKEEVDRYRIVIGNQTCVFEKENDPSLLRSPSAGKVISLLVEDGAHVSKGQAYAEIEVMKMVMTLKANEAGTVTFVRRPGAVLDAGTLIGHLELDDPSLVTKAQPYKNPWPVSEHVQIPEKLNRIHSSYKTILENTLAGYCLPDPYNAPRLREIIEKFMLSLRDPSLPLLELQEVIASISGRIPVSVEKKIRKLMQLYERNITSVLAQFPSQMIASVIDSHAATLQKRADRDVFFLTTQGIVQLVQRYRNGIRGRMKAAVHELLKQYYAVESQFQHGHYDKCVAAIREKHKDDMDVVVGTIFSHSQVAKKNLLVTLLVDHLWANEPGLTDELAATLSELTSLNRAEHSRVALRARQVLIAAHQPAYELRHNQMESIFLSAVDMYGHDFHPENLQRLIQSETSIFDILHDFFYHSNRAVCNAALEVYVRRAYTSYELTCLQHLELSGEVPLVHFQFLLPTAHPNRYNSEGNDPDAIPDSFMRTGCMAAFDSFEHFNQYSDEILDLLEDYASPVFVNPKVLEAVDGGDSDRRMSTSINVSISDQVNRVVESEAAAPRPSDAIHILSIAVRDMGDMEDHQMEQVFGSFCNLHREELLSRRVRRITFAALKKRQFPKFFTYRARDQFEEDRIYRHLEPACAFQLELNRMKTYDLEALPTANQKMHLYLGRAKVPKGQEVTDFRFFIRSIIRHSDLITKEASFEYLQNEGERVLLEAMDELEVAFSHPQAKRTDCNHIFLNFVPTVIMDPAKIEESVTKMVMRYGPRLWKLRVLQAELKMVIRQTPQSPTTSVRLCIANDSGYFLDIAMYTEVTDPETHVIKFQAYGSRQGPLHGLPISSPYMTKDFLQQKRFQAQSNGTTYVYDIPDMFRQMTERLWKEFSKARPTEDIRIPEKILLECNELVLNGDTLEEIQRLPGENNVGMVAWRIVLATPEFANGREIIVIANDLTYLIGSFGPQEDLLFYKASELSRQRKCPRIYISVNSGARIGLAEEVKSLFKVAWEDPEEPEKGFKYLYLTTDDYSKIANSNSVRAILIEDEGEPRYKITDIIGKTDGLGVENLRYAGMIAGETSRAYEDVVTISMVTCRTIGIGSYLVRLGQRVIQIDNSHIILTGFAALNKLLGRKVYASNNQLGGIQIMYNNGVTHKTETLDLDGVYTILHWLSYIPNARGGILPIVSPSDPIERMIDFTPTKAPYDPRWMLAGRYNPANPSDWETGFFDRGTFAEIMEPWAQTVVTGRAKLGGIPVGVIAVETRTVEVTIPADPANLDSEAKTFQQAGQVWFPDSSFKTAQAIKDFGREELPLIILANWRGFSGGQKDMYEQIVKFGAYIVDGLREYKQPVIVYLPPNAELRGGAWAVLDPTINPRYMETYADPESRAGVLEPEGIVEVKYKEKDIVKTIHRLDPTVLELKNQLAAAGENKELVAELENKIKARTNALLQNYHPVAVHFADLHDTPERMLEKGCISEIVPWRNSRTWIYWRMRRLLLEEHFIKQILEAQEGLSVGQAKSMLRRWFVEDMGATEAYRWEANESAVEWLENQKRTDSTVLRNIYAVKKDAIISQIQESLSDCPEAALDAIVGLCQSLSPAQRGEVVKTLAQLDFNDKEHTSLG
- the LOC120951129 gene encoding acetyl-CoA carboxylase isoform X4, whose product is MLKRRASKRFVLAETGEESTWNTTADNEQIMAASSQQPPPPLPPPVINLETAVPSGSTSASSSFSEDNSGGVGGNISGPTAALLHDGGAGGDGLKVPLANTLHLSVSGGLKPSMSHGTGLGLQRGQERDFVLSTTEEFVKKFNGTRVINKVLIANNGIAAVKCMRSIRRWSYEMFKNERAVRFVVMVTPEDLKANAEYIKMADHYVPVPGGSNNNNYANVELIVDIALRTQVQAVWAGWGHASENPKLPELLHKKNLVFLGPPERAMWALGDKVASSIVAQTAEIPTLPWSGSELKAQYSGKKIKISSELFARGCVTTSDQGLVAAGKIGFPVMIKASEGGGGKGIRRVDSPDEFPALFRQVQAEVPGSPIFVMKLARGARHLEVQLLADQYGNAISLFGRDCSIQRRHQKIIEEAPAVIADPAVFEEMERAAVRLAKMVGYVSAGTVEYLYDSEGKYFFLELNPRLQVEHPCTEMVADVNLPACQLQIGMGVPLYRIKDIRLLYGESPWGSTVIDFDCPSQKPRPWGHVIAARITSENPDEGFKPSSGTVQELNFRSSKNVWGYFSVAASGGLHEFADSQFGHCFSWGENRQQARENLVIALKELSIRGDFRTTVEYLITLLETNSFLDNTIDTAWLDALIAERVQSDKPDIILGVVCGALHIADRKVTDAFASFKGSMEKGQIQAANTLTNVVDVELIAEGVRYKVQAAKSGPNTYFLVMNGSFKEVEVHRLSDGGMLLSLEGSSYTTYMKEEVDRYRIVIGNQTCVFEKENDPSLLRSPSAGKVISLLVEDGAHVSKGQAYAEIEVMKMVMTLKANEAGTVTFVRRPGAVLDAGTLIGHLELDDPSLVTKAQPYKNPWPVSEHVQIPEKLNRIHSSYKTILENTLAGYCLPDPYNAPRLREIIEKFMLSLRDPSLPLLELQEVIASISGRIPVSVEKKIRKLMQLYERNITSVLAQFPSQMIASVIDSHAATLQKRADRDVFFLTTQGIVQLVQRYRNGIRGRMKAAVHELLKQYYAVESQFQHGHYDKCVAAIREKHKDDMDVVVGTIFSHSQVAKKNLLVTLLVDHLWANEPGLTDELAATLSELTSLNRAEHSRVALRARQVLIAAHQPAYELRHNQMESIFLSAVDMYGHDFHPENLQRLIQSETSIFDILHDFFYHSNRAVCNAALEVYVRRAYTSYELTCLQHLELSGEVPLVHFQFLLPTAHPNRYNSEGNDPDAIPDSFMRTGCMAAFDSFEHFNQYSDEILDLLEDYASPVFVNPKVLEAVDGGDSDRRMSTSINVSISDQVNRVVESEAAAPRPSDAIHILSIAVRDMGDMEDHQMEQVFGSFCNLHREELLSRRVRRITFAALKKRQFPKFFTYRARDQFEEDRIYRHLEPACAFQLELNRMKTYDLEALPTANQKMHLYLGRAKVPKGQEVTDFRFFIRSIIRHSDLITKEASFEYLQNEGERVLLEAMDELEVAFSHPQAKRTDCNHIFLNFVPTVIMDPAKIEESVTKMVMRYGPRLWKLRVLQAELKMVIRQTPQSPTTSVRLCIANDSGYFLDIAMYTEVTDPETHVIKFQAYGSRQGPLHGLPISSPYMTKDFLQQKRFQAQSNGTTYVYDIPDMFRQMTERLWKEFSKARPTEDIRIPEKILLECNELVLNGDTLEEIQRLPGENNVGMVAWRIVLATPEFANGREIIVIANDLTYLIGSFGPQEDLLFYKASELSRQRKCPRIYISVNSGARIGLAEEVKSLFKVAWEDPEEPEKGFKYLYLTTDDYSKIANSNSVRAILIEDEGEPRYKITDIIGKTDGLGVENLRYAGMIAGETSRAYEDVVTISMVTCRTIGIGSYLVRLGQRVIQIDNSHIILTGFAALNKLLGRKVYASNNQLGGIQIMYNNGVTHKTETLDLDGVYTILHWLSYIPNARGGILPIVSPSDPIERMIDFTPTKAPYDPRWMLAGRYNPANPSDWETGFFDRGTFAEIMEPWAQTVVTGRAKLGGIPVGVIAVETRTVEVTIPADPANLDSEAKTFQQAGQVWFPDSSFKTAQAIKDFGREELPLIILANWRGFSGGQKDMYEQIVKFGAYIVDGLREYKQPVIVYLPPNAELRGGAWAVLDPTINPRYMETYADPESRAGVLEPEGIVEVKYKEKDIVKTIHRLDPTVLELKNQLAAAGENKELVAELENKIKARTNALLQNYHPVAVHFADLHDTPERMLEKGCISEIVPWRNSRTWIYWRMRRLLLEEHFIKQILEAQEGLSVGQAKSMLRRWFVEDMGATEAYRWEANESAVEWLENQKRTDSTVLRNIYAVKKDAIISQIQESLSDCPEAALDAIVGLCQSLSPAQRGEVVKTLAQLDFNDKEHTSLG